In Rhodothermales bacterium, a genomic segment contains:
- a CDS encoding Uma2 family endonuclease codes for MPYPFHHLPVPPMPADPIALRRFTVREYYAMAEAGILGPDERVELLDGQVVAMSPIGARHADRVSKLAEYFVVRALGLASVRIQCPIRLDDLSEPEPDLALVRIEHDYGDAHPDAAKVHLVLEIAESSLKKDLRTKVPIYANAGIPEVWVIALEDDRVHVFRDPAHGTYRYETVLDRRSTIQPERLPLLGPIDVDVLLGR; via the coding sequence ATGCCCTACCCGTTTCACCATCTACCCGTCCCGCCCATGCCGGCCGACCCCATCGCCCTGCGCCGCTTTACCGTTCGCGAGTACTACGCGATGGCTGAAGCCGGCATCCTCGGTCCAGACGAACGCGTCGAATTGCTTGACGGTCAGGTGGTCGCCATGTCCCCGATAGGCGCACGGCATGCGGACCGCGTATCGAAGCTAGCGGAATATTTCGTGGTTCGCGCGCTGGGGTTGGCATCTGTCAGAATTCAATGCCCCATTCGGCTTGATGATCTCTCCGAGCCAGAGCCAGATCTTGCTCTCGTCCGAATCGAACATGACTATGGTGATGCCCATCCGGATGCCGCAAAGGTGCACCTGGTGCTCGAAATAGCTGAATCCTCCCTCAAGAAAGATCTTCGGACAAAAGTCCCGATCTACGCCAACGCAGGCATCCCCGAAGTGTGGGTCATTGCCCTGGAAGACGATCGCGTACATGTCTTCCGCGACCCCGCCCACGGAACCTACCGCTACGAGACCGTGCTCGACCGACGGTCCACGATACAACCCGAACGTCTGCCGCTCCTCGGACCGATAGACGTCGATGTATTACTGGGGAGGTAA